In one window of bacterium DNA:
- a CDS encoding lipopolysaccharide biosynthesis protein yields the protein MSDVDRKDIQRKGVSAYAWDVSGKLLKQGVTFFVTVLLARILGPEEFGLVAMSMFFVSISTILIDLGLSSSLIQAKEVSNEEYSTIFYLNITIGALIAIVLYTGSEVIARFYDEPRIADIMRLLAINPIIGSLNVVHIAILTREMRFRVQTYASFVSSIVAGSVAITMAYLGYGVWALVIQAIMGMAVQTVIIWSVEEWIPRLHFNTRILRKHLPFSGRMFLAGAINTVYQRVDILIIGKLFSAADLGLYYRAVSFNTMIIRYAGNSLVRVFFPLISKMQDDHAAIRKAVSRSLNVLSLVVFAMSAVLYVSADEIIVLLFTDKWLASAPYLRLAMLFAYAYPMSAILVNVVSGTRHGKSFLRLELYKKAVLTICMPVGFYFGITGYLVALTVGQAIGVMLNFWTAGGIVRIPFKRIVNWIYSYAFIALAAGAIITTLYHLLWQYDNAQMSMALGFAIKTFGVLTVYGLTSWLLRMNGLQELLTLRKRIMK from the coding sequence GTGTCAGACGTTGACAGGAAAGATATCCAGCGGAAGGGCGTTTCCGCATATGCATGGGATGTATCAGGTAAGTTACTGAAGCAGGGTGTTACGTTTTTCGTGACAGTATTGCTCGCGCGAATCCTCGGTCCCGAAGAATTTGGTCTTGTCGCCATGTCGATGTTCTTCGTATCGATATCTACGATACTGATCGACCTCGGACTGAGTTCCTCCCTTATTCAGGCAAAAGAGGTATCAAACGAAGAGTACTCAACAATATTTTATTTGAATATTACCATCGGCGCTTTGATCGCGATCGTGCTATACACTGGCAGTGAGGTGATAGCCCGGTTCTACGACGAACCGAGGATTGCAGACATTATGCGTCTGCTTGCGATCAATCCAATAATTGGTTCGTTGAATGTGGTGCATATTGCGATTTTGACACGGGAAATGCGTTTCCGTGTTCAAACCTATGCTAGCTTCGTATCGTCGATCGTGGCGGGCTCCGTGGCGATAACCATGGCATATTTGGGTTACGGGGTCTGGGCCCTGGTTATTCAGGCCATAATGGGTATGGCAGTTCAGACCGTCATCATCTGGTCGGTAGAAGAATGGATCCCGAGACTGCATTTCAACACGCGGATACTGCGGAAGCATCTGCCGTTCAGCGGGAGGATGTTTCTTGCCGGGGCGATTAACACGGTATACCAGCGGGTGGACATCCTCATTATAGGGAAGCTGTTCTCGGCTGCCGATCTGGGACTATACTATCGTGCGGTTTCCTTCAACACGATGATCATCCGGTATGCCGGAAACAGCCTCGTACGAGTATTCTTCCCCCTCATTAGCAAGATGCAGGACGACCATGCTGCAATCAGAAAAGCGGTATCGAGAAGCCTGAACGTGTTGAGCTTAGTCGTTTTCGCTATGTCAGCGGTGCTGTACGTATCCGCAGATGAAATTATCGTATTGCTCTTCACGGATAAGTGGCTCGCATCCGCACCGTACCTGCGCCTTGCCATGCTGTTCGCCTACGCGTATCCCATGTCGGCTATTCTTGTTAACGTCGTCAGTGGAACGCGGCACGGGAAGAGCTTTTTGCGTCTGGAACTCTACAAGAAAGCAGTGTTGACGATCTGCATGCCCGTCGGATTCTATTTCGGTATTACTGGGTACCTGGTGGCGCTCACCGTGGGGCAAGCGATCGGCGTCATGCTCAACTTCTGGACGGCTGGAGGCATTGTTCGTATACCGTTCAAGAGGATCGTAAACTGGATCTACAGTTATGCGTTCATCGCGTTGGCGGCTGGGGCGATCATAACAACACTGTACCATTTGCTCTGGCAATATGATAATGCGCAGATGTCCATGGCATTGGGATTTGCGATAAAAACATTCGGTGTGCTGACGGTGTATGGATTGACGAGCTGGCTGCTGAGGATGAACGGTCTTCAGGAGCTACTGACACTCAGAAAACGGATCATGAAGTGA